DNA from Elusimicrobiaceae bacterium:
TATAAACCAAATCGCTGTTAGTCCGTTTGGACTCATTCAGCTGGTTTTCCGTAGCGGTACTCGCTGCCGGCTCGAAAGAGATACCCTCGTTCAGTACCATAACGTCAGGGGAGTTATTAACATCCGTCGAAAACAGTTTTCGCCAGGCACTTTTCAGCTGATCCAGCTTATCCTGTTCCAAACGGTATTTGGATTTTAAAAATCCTCGTTTGGTTCCTCCGGAAACCGCCGTATTTTCATATTTTAAGGCGTTAAGCATAGTATTAAACAGCAAAGCGTTCTGCTGTAAAACGCCAATACCGGTAACACCGTTAGCGCTGTTCTGCACCAGCCGGAAAACAAAGTACTCCGGATACTCCACGCCATTAATATAGATTTTTACCGCCTTTTTGATTTTGTCGATACCGTCGATAACGGTAACGTACTGATTATCTACATAGAAAAAACCAAGCGTTTCATTACGGTTATCCCGTTCTACGACGGCGTAACCGTTGCCGTCCAGCAGCATATCACAAATCAGCGCCCGTTTTGCCTGGTTTGCGTCCAGCAGATCTCCGGTATCATCATTAAGGATTTTTAATCTGGGATCCTTTTCAACCGGAGTGATCACACCGTCTTTATCTTTTTCAAATAACCTGACGGGTAGGCCGGCTACCGTACTGGCGATAAAATTCACCGACGTAGCCAGCGCCGGAATATTCAGGGCGTCTTTTTTACTGATAAAATAAGAAGCGTAATTTTTACCGGTAAGAATAGCCTCAAGATCTGATTCTGCAGATCTGTTTTCCTTATA
Protein-coding regions in this window:
- a CDS encoding phage portal protein, producing MLTEIINSVKSFFGYKENRSAESDLEAILTGKNYASYFISKKDALNIPALATSVNFIASTVAGLPVRLFEKDKDGVITPVEKDPRLKILNDDTGDLLDANQAKRALICDMLLDGNGYAVVERDNRNETLGFFYVDNQYVTVIDGIDKIKKAVKIYINGVEYPEYFVFRLVQNSANGVTGIGVLQQNALLFNTMLNALKYENTAVSGGTKRGFLKSKYRLEQDKLDQLKSAWRKLFSTDVNNSPDVMVLNEGISFEPAASTATENQLNESKRTNSDLVYNLFGLSTNLFETSSGTGNEEI